A stretch of DNA from Candidatus Izemoplasma sp.:
GCGCTTGTCGTTTTGAAAAAGGGTCGATTAACACACCGTTTCGCTTCTCTATATATAGACTTATTCAGGGGAACTCCTTTGATTTTACAACTCAGCATTGTCTACTTTGCTATTCCACAATTTCTAGATCGACTGTTTAATGACGTTATGGGAATGACCATTGATTTTCAATTATCAGGAATTATTGCTGCGTTTATTACCTTTAGCTTAAACTCTAGTGCCTATATAAGTGAAATTATACGCTCAGGAATCAATAGTGTTGATAATGGTGAGTTAGAAGCCGCTAAGGCGCTAGGCATTAGTAAGTTTCATATGTATAAAGATATCATATTGCCTATTGCATTTAAAAATTCATTCCCATCTTTAATGAATGAATTTATCACATTGGTTAAAGAAAGTTCTATTGTATCTAT
This window harbors:
- a CDS encoding amino acid ABC transporter permease, which gives rise to MKQLFNYEAIKDWIPFILKGLNITLLIALVAAIFGTIFAIALVVLKKGRLTHRFASLYIDLFRGTPLILQLSIVYFAIPQFLDRLFNDVMGMTIDFQLSGIIAAFITFSLNSSAYISEIIRSGINSVDNGELEAAKALGISKFHMYKDIILPIAFKNSFPSLMNEFITLVKESSIVSIIGIQDLIRRQQIVTSQTYLYFEPLIIVGIIYYLVIKLLSFIGGRIEVRLAHD